The following coding sequences lie in one Pseudomonas svalbardensis genomic window:
- a CDS encoding MFS transporter, which yields MKSSTTLLVTCCTVFLAQLGMSIYLPALPDMARDLSADASQVSWGLAVYLIGMALPMLFWGSLGQRIGRKPVLLAALGIYGLGNLALPLSQTLESFLAFRLVQGIGASGISVMARVLIRDSFRGDLLAKALSWISISFVVALGIGQYLGSIIQVALGWPAIFYLLGAVSLMMGLVVARVRFPMLAEENAPSSAWPSYWRILRHRAFLLPALTGGLGYGVIVAFNTAAPLILQGPFNWSAVEYGLLGWPISAAYFLGALGVNGFVLRTGQRGLITAGVGLVLAGSAVMLLGSLAGTSVALLFWLPYCVAVFGQSLTYPISLSLANDGSPVGGAYAMALSGFIHQLMAAVIGGIASLIASPQAWPLSLLCTLLALGAMLCVMLAPGRKTS from the coding sequence ATGAAGAGCAGCACCACCCTCCTCGTCACCTGCTGCACGGTTTTCCTCGCGCAATTGGGCATGAGCATTTACCTGCCGGCGCTGCCGGACATGGCCCGGGATTTGTCCGCCGACGCCTCGCAGGTTTCCTGGGGGCTGGCGGTGTATCTGATCGGCATGGCGTTGCCGATGTTGTTTTGGGGCAGCCTTGGCCAGCGCATCGGCCGCAAACCGGTGCTGCTCGCCGCACTCGGCATCTACGGGTTGGGCAATCTGGCGTTGCCCCTGAGCCAGACGCTTGAATCGTTCCTGGCGTTTCGACTGGTTCAGGGCATTGGCGCCAGCGGCATTTCGGTCATGGCCCGGGTGCTGATCCGCGACAGTTTCCGCGGCGACCTGCTGGCCAAGGCGTTGTCCTGGATTTCGATTTCCTTTGTGGTGGCGCTGGGGATCGGCCAATACCTGGGGTCGATCATCCAGGTGGCGCTGGGCTGGCCAGCGATTTTCTACCTGTTGGGTGCTGTGAGTCTGATGATGGGGCTGGTCGTGGCCCGGGTTAGGTTCCCAATGCTGGCCGAGGAGAATGCCCCGTCATCCGCCTGGCCGAGCTATTGGCGCATTTTGCGTCATCGAGCCTTTCTGTTGCCGGCCCTCACCGGCGGCCTTGGGTACGGGGTGATTGTCGCGTTCAACACCGCAGCGCCGCTAATTCTGCAAGGGCCGTTCAACTGGTCGGCCGTGGAATACGGGTTGTTGGGCTGGCCGATCAGCGCGGCCTATTTTCTGGGGGCTTTGGGGGTCAATGGCTTTGTACTTCGCACCGGTCAACGCGGGTTGATAACGGCGGGTGTGGGGCTGGTGCTGGCTGGGAGCGCGGTGATGTTGCTGGGGAGTCTGGCGGGCACTTCAGTGGCGCTGCTGTTCTGGTTGCCCTATTGCGTTGCGGTGTTCGGCCAGTCTTTGACCTATCCGATCAGCCTGTCCCTGGCCAATGACGGTTCGCCGGTCGGCGGTGCGTATGCGATGGCGTTGAGTGGTTTCATTCATCAACTGATGGCTGCCGTTATCGGCGGGATCGCCAGTTTGATCGCGAGCCCGCAAGCATGGCCGTTGTCACTGTTGTGTACCTTGCTGGCGTTGGGCGCGATGCTCTGCGTAATGCTCGCGCCCGGCCGCAAAACTTCCTAA
- the yiaY gene encoding L-threonine dehydrogenase, translated as MTSTFFIPAVNIMGIGCLDEAMDAIRKYGFRKALIVTDAGLAKAGVAKMIAEKLAMQDIDSVIFDGAKPNPSIANVESGLGLLKETRCDFVVSLGGGSPHDCAKGIALCATNGGQIRDYEGVDQSTQPQLPLIAINTTAGTASEMTRFCIITDESRHVKMAIVDRNVTPLLSVNDPALMVAMPKGLTAATGMDALTHAIEAYVSTAANPITDACALNAITLISNNLRLAVRDGSDMAARENMAYAQFLAGMAFNNASLGYVHAMAHQLGGFYDLPHGVCNAVLLPHVQSFNALVCADRLTDVALAMGADVHGFTPEAGAQAAIVAIRSLSKDVEIPAGLRELGAKLNDIPILATNALKDACGLTNPRVADQRQIEEIFRSAF; from the coding sequence ATGACCAGCACGTTTTTCATCCCCGCCGTGAACATCATGGGCATCGGTTGCCTCGACGAAGCCATGGACGCCATTCGCAAGTACGGTTTTCGCAAGGCGCTGATCGTCACCGACGCCGGGCTGGCCAAGGCGGGCGTAGCGAAGATGATTGCCGAGAAGCTGGCGATGCAGGACATCGATTCGGTGATTTTCGACGGTGCCAAGCCCAACCCGAGCATCGCCAACGTCGAGAGCGGTCTGGGTCTGCTGAAAGAAACCCGCTGTGACTTCGTGGTGTCCCTGGGCGGCGGTTCGCCCCATGACTGCGCCAAAGGCATCGCGTTATGCGCGACCAACGGCGGGCAGATTCGCGATTACGAAGGCGTCGATCAATCCACCCAACCGCAACTGCCGCTGATCGCCATCAACACCACGGCCGGTACGGCCAGCGAGATGACCCGTTTCTGCATCATCACCGACGAATCCCGTCACGTGAAAATGGCCATTGTCGATCGCAACGTCACGCCGCTGCTGTCGGTCAACGACCCGGCGCTGATGGTCGCCATGCCCAAGGGCCTGACGGCTGCCACCGGCATGGACGCGTTGACTCACGCTATCGAAGCCTACGTTTCCACTGCCGCCAATCCGATTACCGATGCCTGCGCACTGAATGCGATTACGTTGATCAGCAACAACCTGCGCCTGGCCGTCCGCGACGGCAGTGACATGGCCGCGCGGGAAAACATGGCCTACGCGCAGTTCCTCGCCGGCATGGCGTTCAATAACGCCTCCCTGGGTTATGTCCACGCCATGGCTCACCAGTTGGGCGGGTTTTACGACTTGCCGCATGGTGTGTGCAACGCGGTCCTGCTGCCTCACGTACAAAGCTTTAACGCGCTGGTTTGCGCCGATCGCCTCACCGATGTCGCCCTTGCGATGGGCGCCGATGTTCACGGTTTCACCCCGGAAGCGGGCGCCCAGGCGGCCATCGTGGCGATCCGCAGCCTGTCCAAAGACGTGGAAATTCCCGCCGGTTTGCGTGAGCTCGGCGCCAAGCTCAACGACATCCCGATCCTCGCCACCAATGCCTTGAAAGACGCGTGTGGCCTGACCAATCCTCGCGTGGCGGATCAGCGCCAGATCGAGGAAATTTTCCGCAGCGCCTTTTAG
- a CDS encoding LysR family transcriptional regulator — MHQMNNLRRVDLNLLVILDALLSEQHVTRAAERLHLSQPAVSHALARLRDLLGDPLLVRAGASLVPTSRALELMAPLAEALAQVQSLLAPNTFDPATAKRTFRLAMSDYGAAIVLPGLIRTLRREAPGIDLQISHASREGMLEGVLNGDIDVAAGVFPELPNELRSTPLFEEHYACLADRNSLPADGVLDLPTYLARPHVLLEMRGSGTPEIERALTALRERRRVAISLPHWSVAPELISGTDLILTVASRGLLNIDEQSLIVVPPPFHIPSFTFVLVWHKRRGGDQALNWLNGRIEEGIRQD; from the coding sequence ATGCATCAGATGAATAATCTTCGGCGCGTCGACCTCAATTTACTGGTGATCCTCGACGCCTTGCTCAGCGAGCAACACGTGACCCGTGCCGCCGAGCGCCTGCACCTGAGTCAGCCGGCCGTCAGTCATGCCTTGGCGCGGTTGCGTGATCTGCTCGGCGATCCTTTGCTGGTGCGGGCGGGCGCCAGCCTCGTGCCAACCTCGCGAGCCCTGGAGTTGATGGCTCCGTTGGCCGAAGCCCTTGCTCAAGTGCAATCGCTGCTGGCACCGAATACCTTCGATCCGGCCACCGCCAAGCGCACGTTTCGACTGGCGATGTCCGACTATGGCGCTGCAATCGTCCTGCCGGGGTTGATACGGACCTTGCGCCGGGAAGCGCCGGGCATCGATCTGCAAATCAGCCATGCCAGCCGCGAAGGCATGCTCGAGGGGGTGCTCAACGGCGACATCGACGTGGCGGCAGGTGTCTTTCCAGAGTTGCCGAACGAGTTGCGCAGCACCCCGCTGTTCGAAGAGCACTACGCCTGTCTGGCAGACCGCAACAGCCTGCCCGCCGATGGCGTGCTCGACCTGCCGACCTACCTCGCCCGCCCCCATGTCCTGCTGGAAATGCGTGGCAGCGGCACCCCGGAAATCGAACGGGCCCTGACAGCCCTGCGTGAACGCCGTCGCGTGGCGATCAGCCTGCCGCACTGGAGCGTCGCTCCGGAACTCATCAGCGGCACAGACCTGATCCTCACCGTCGCTTCCCGAGGGTTGCTCAACATCGATGAACAGTCGTTGATCGTGGTCCCGCCGCCGTTTCACATTCCGTCGTTTACGTTTGTGTTGGTTTGGCACAAGCGGCGGGGCGGGGATCAGGCTTTGAATTGGTTGAATGGGCGGATCGAGGAGGGGATCAGGCAGGATTGA
- a CDS encoding aminotransferase class I/II-fold pyridoxal phosphate-dependent enzyme produces MDQTAQAANLYTNYRKVIALADHDWESAEAGKISGLNVEIKSANRMLDQHGRAFHHFCTTSYLGLDHHPDILDGAMNTLWETGTLRVANSKNRCKLAILEQYETELSELFGASCLSTLSCSAASAGILPLLASGVFTENRPPVMVFDRLAHYSMNHLKAACADETTVVTCPHNDMDFLEKQCQQHRTIAYVADGAYSMGGVADMDSLLYLKDRYGLFLYLDDSHALSAVGTFGAGLVRPRLHALEDDCLIVASLAKSFGASGGLVMLGNERQKRLIARYGGPSNWSQSLNSAAIGAGRASIQLHRTPEFAALQEKLQVNIRLFDSLIRTDQHNSNMAIRLVNCGEAALANSIAMELANHGFFTSAVFFPVVAQGKAAIRITLRADMEPTLIRHFCELITELLRTRGRDIGC; encoded by the coding sequence ATGGACCAGACAGCACAGGCGGCAAACCTCTACACCAACTACCGCAAAGTCATCGCGTTGGCCGATCACGATTGGGAGAGCGCTGAAGCCGGGAAAATTTCGGGGCTTAACGTCGAAATCAAAAGTGCCAACCGGATGCTCGATCAGCACGGGCGCGCGTTTCATCATTTCTGCACGACGTCGTACCTGGGCCTGGATCACCATCCCGACATTCTCGACGGCGCCATGAATACCCTGTGGGAAACCGGCACCCTTCGCGTCGCCAACTCAAAGAACCGCTGCAAGCTGGCAATTTTGGAACAGTACGAAACCGAACTGTCCGAGTTGTTCGGCGCCAGTTGCCTGAGCACCTTGTCGTGCAGTGCAGCGAGTGCCGGAATCCTGCCATTGCTGGCCAGCGGCGTGTTCACGGAAAACCGACCTCCCGTGATGGTCTTCGACCGGTTGGCGCATTACTCGATGAATCACCTCAAAGCCGCCTGCGCCGATGAAACCACGGTCGTGACCTGCCCTCATAACGACATGGATTTTCTCGAGAAGCAGTGCCAGCAACACCGCACCATCGCGTATGTCGCCGACGGCGCCTACAGCATGGGCGGGGTCGCGGACATGGACAGTCTTTTGTATCTGAAGGACCGCTACGGGTTGTTTCTCTATCTGGATGATTCCCACGCTCTGTCCGCTGTCGGAACATTCGGCGCAGGCCTCGTGCGCCCCAGGTTGCATGCCCTGGAGGATGACTGCCTGATCGTCGCCTCGCTGGCCAAGTCGTTTGGGGCCAGCGGTGGTCTGGTGATGCTGGGCAATGAACGGCAGAAGAGGCTCATTGCACGTTACGGCGGCCCCAGCAATTGGTCGCAAAGCCTGAACAGTGCAGCCATTGGCGCGGGCAGAGCATCCATCCAGCTTCATCGCACGCCTGAATTTGCCGCGTTACAGGAAAAACTTCAGGTTAATATCCGGCTGTTCGACAGCCTCATCCGAACCGATCAACACAACAGCAACATGGCGATTCGATTGGTCAACTGCGGCGAAGCAGCGCTGGCCAACAGCATTGCCATGGAACTGGCCAATCACGGTTTCTTCACCTCGGCCGTCTTTTTTCCGGTGGTCGCACAAGGCAAGGCAGCCATCAGAATCACCCTGCGCGCCGACATGGAGCCGACGCTGATCCGACACTTTTGTGAACTCATCACCGAGCTTTTACGCACTCGAGGCCGGGACATCGGCTGTTGA
- a CDS encoding type II toxin-antitoxin system RelE/ParE family toxin: MRVEWLRTALKNLDDEAAYIAMENPKAAADFVQAILANVDHLARFPATGREGRLPGTREWVLPDRPYLIPYRVRQGRLQALRVFHTRRLPPTNW, from the coding sequence ATGCGGGTTGAGTGGCTGCGTACTGCATTAAAGAATCTCGATGACGAAGCCGCGTACATCGCGATGGAAAACCCAAAGGCGGCGGCAGATTTCGTTCAAGCCATTCTCGCCAACGTTGATCACCTTGCTCGATTTCCCGCGACAGGCCGAGAAGGTCGCTTGCCCGGGACTCGTGAATGGGTTTTGCCCGACCGGCCGTATCTGATTCCCTATCGAGTTCGCCAAGGTCGCTTGCAAGCGCTTAGGGTCTTCCATACTCGGCGACTTCCCCCCACCAATTGGTAG
- the relB gene encoding type II toxin-antitoxin system RelB family antitoxin: protein MSVMSLRLPDELADTLANLAKATGRSKSFLAVDALREYLAREAWQIEEIQKALKEADAGDFATPEEVNAIADKWTANAG, encoded by the coding sequence ATGTCCGTCATGTCTTTACGCTTGCCAGACGAACTGGCCGATACGCTCGCCAACCTTGCCAAGGCCACCGGTCGCAGCAAGTCATTTCTCGCGGTGGATGCTCTGCGTGAGTATCTCGCGCGAGAAGCCTGGCAAATCGAGGAAATTCAGAAAGCGCTGAAAGAAGCCGATGCCGGTGACTTCGCAACGCCGGAAGAAGTGAATGCAATCGCCGACAAGTGGACAGCCAATGCGGGTTGA
- a CDS encoding DMT family transporter, which yields MSTLHWAGLLLLAVIAGAVVPFQSAINANLGRGLGHPLWATLASLLVSIVVLLPVMLALRLPLPSLAFISKAPLWMWTGGAFGVCFISLALMLLPKLGASGFIALALAGQVVASLVLDHFGWFGLVEREMKLPRMVGAILLVAGVVLIQFGTSPAKAIIATS from the coding sequence ATGAGTACGTTGCATTGGGCCGGGCTGTTGCTACTGGCCGTGATAGCCGGGGCGGTGGTGCCTTTTCAAAGCGCAATCAACGCCAACCTCGGGCGCGGTTTGGGCCATCCGTTGTGGGCGACCCTCGCGTCGTTGTTGGTGAGTATTGTGGTGTTGTTGCCGGTTATGTTGGCGCTGCGTTTGCCGTTGCCGTCGCTGGCGTTCATCAGCAAGGCGCCGCTGTGGATGTGGACCGGTGGCGCGTTTGGGGTGTGCTTTATTTCGTTGGCGCTGATGTTGCTGCCCAAACTCGGGGCATCGGGGTTTATTGCTTTGGCGCTGGCGGGACAGGTGGTTGCCTCGCTGGTGCTGGATCACTTCGGATGGTTTGGGTTGGTGGAGCGGGAGATGAAGTTGCCGCGAATGGTTGGTGCGATTTTGTTGGTGGCTGGAGTGGTGTTGATTCAGTTCGGTACTTCGCCGGCAAAGGCGATCATTGCGACGTCTTGA